From one Luteipulveratus mongoliensis genomic stretch:
- the scpA gene encoding methylmalonyl-CoA mutase: protein MSIPKSFGEVSWEQVRALGLDTSSASASDYSTSEDGSSTGGDGDGWEAPEGITIRPSYDAADLDGLDALQTYPGQAPFLRGPYPTMYTTQPWTVRQYAGFSTAEESNAFYRRNLAGGQKGLSVAFDLATHRGYDSDHPRVAGDVGMAGVAIDSILDMRQLFDGIPLDRMSVSMTMNGAVLPVLALFIVAAEEQGVKPEQLTGTIQNDILKEFMVRNTYIYPPEPSMRIISDIFAFTAERMPRFNSISISGYHIQEAGATADLELAYTLADGIEYVRAGQAAGLDIDAFAPRLSFFWAVGMNFFMEVSKLRAGRALWSRAMKELGAQNPKSRSLRTHCQTSGWSLTAQDPFNNVARTCIEAMAATQGHTQSLHTNALDEAIALPTDFSARIARNTQLLLQQESGTTGIIDPWGGSYYVERLTHELADRAWQHIEEVEAAGGMAKAIEAGIPKMRIEEAAARTQARIDSGSQVVVGINTYVSDEADEVEVLRIDNASVRSQQIAKLERLRRERDNDAVETALAHLTRSAAESSGAASDLTDNLLARAVEAARAHATVGEISDALEKAYGRHTAVIRTISGVYRDETRQSGGEDAVRRVLEATSRFAEAEGRRPRILVAKMGQDGHDRGQKVIVTAFADMGFDVDVGPLFATPEEVAQQAVDNDVHLVGVNSLAAGHLTLVPALREALAAAGRPDIMIVVGGVIPPADVPLLEEMGAAAVFPPGTVIAEAAITLLRDLAAAHGHDA from the coding sequence ATGAGCATTCCCAAGTCTTTTGGCGAGGTCAGCTGGGAGCAGGTGCGCGCCCTTGGTCTCGATACGTCCTCCGCTAGCGCTTCGGACTACTCGACCAGCGAGGATGGCTCCTCGACTGGCGGGGACGGCGATGGGTGGGAGGCACCCGAGGGCATCACGATCCGGCCGTCGTACGACGCCGCTGATCTCGACGGCCTCGATGCCTTGCAGACCTATCCGGGCCAGGCGCCGTTCCTGCGCGGTCCCTATCCCACGATGTACACCACGCAGCCGTGGACGGTGCGTCAGTACGCCGGCTTCTCGACCGCCGAGGAGTCCAACGCGTTCTACCGGCGCAACCTCGCAGGCGGTCAGAAGGGCCTGTCGGTCGCCTTCGACCTGGCGACGCACCGCGGCTACGACTCCGACCATCCGCGCGTGGCCGGTGACGTGGGTATGGCCGGGGTGGCCATCGACTCGATCCTCGACATGCGTCAGCTCTTCGACGGCATCCCGCTGGACCGGATGAGTGTCTCGATGACGATGAACGGCGCAGTGCTGCCGGTGCTCGCCCTCTTCATCGTCGCGGCCGAGGAGCAGGGGGTGAAGCCGGAGCAGCTCACGGGGACGATCCAGAACGACATCCTCAAGGAGTTCATGGTCCGCAACACCTACATCTACCCGCCCGAGCCGTCGATGCGGATCATCTCCGACATCTTCGCGTTCACCGCCGAGCGGATGCCGCGCTTCAACTCGATCTCGATCTCCGGCTATCACATCCAGGAGGCGGGGGCGACGGCCGACCTCGAGCTCGCTTACACCCTCGCCGACGGCATCGAGTACGTCCGCGCCGGCCAGGCAGCAGGTCTGGACATCGACGCGTTCGCGCCGCGGCTGTCGTTCTTCTGGGCGGTCGGGATGAACTTCTTCATGGAGGTCTCCAAGCTGCGTGCCGGCCGCGCGCTGTGGTCGCGAGCCATGAAGGAGCTCGGCGCCCAGAACCCGAAGTCGCGGTCGCTGCGGACCCACTGCCAGACCTCAGGATGGTCGCTCACCGCGCAGGACCCGTTCAACAACGTGGCGCGCACGTGCATCGAGGCGATGGCCGCGACGCAGGGTCACACGCAGTCCCTGCACACCAACGCCCTCGACGAGGCGATCGCCCTGCCCACGGACTTCTCCGCGCGCATCGCCCGCAACACCCAGCTCCTCCTGCAGCAGGAGAGCGGCACGACCGGGATCATCGATCCGTGGGGCGGCTCCTACTACGTCGAGCGGCTGACCCACGAGCTGGCGGACCGTGCATGGCAGCACATCGAGGAGGTCGAGGCCGCGGGCGGCATGGCCAAGGCGATCGAGGCCGGCATCCCCAAGATGCGGATCGAGGAAGCGGCGGCCCGCACCCAGGCTCGGATCGATTCGGGGTCCCAGGTCGTCGTTGGGATCAACACCTACGTCAGCGATGAGGCTGATGAGGTCGAGGTGCTGCGCATCGACAATGCCTCGGTGCGTTCGCAGCAGATCGCCAAGCTTGAGCGCCTGCGCCGCGAACGCGACAACGATGCGGTCGAGACGGCGCTCGCACACCTGACCCGATCAGCAGCCGAGTCCTCAGGCGCTGCAAGCGATCTCACCGACAACCTGCTCGCGCGCGCTGTCGAGGCGGCGCGCGCCCACGCCACGGTCGGTGAGATCTCCGACGCCCTCGAGAAGGCGTACGGCCGTCACACCGCAGTGATCCGTACGATCTCAGGGGTGTACCGCGACGAGACACGCCAGTCCGGCGGCGAGGACGCCGTACGCCGGGTGCTCGAGGCCACCTCGAGGTTCGCCGAGGCTGAGGGCCGGCGGCCACGGATCCTGGTGGCCAAGATGGGCCAGGACGGTCACGACCGCGGTCAGAAGGTCATCGTCACGGCGTTTGCCGACATGGGCTTCGACGTCGACGTGGGCCCGCTGTTCGCCACGCCGGAGGAGGTCGCGCAGCAGGCGGTCGACAACGACGTGCACCTGGTGGGCGTCAACTCCCTGGCCGCAGGCCACCTGACTCTGGTGCCGGCCCTGCGCGAGGCACTCGCCGCGGCCGGTCGGCCCGACATCATGATCGTCGTCGGCGGGGTGATCCCGCCGGCCGACGTCCCGTTGCTCGAGGAGATGGGCGCGGCGGCCGTCTTCCCGCCCGGCACGGTGATCGCCGAGGCGGCGATCACCCTGTTGCGCGACCTGGCTGCCGCGCACGGACACGACGCATGA
- the meaB gene encoding methylmalonyl Co-A mutase-associated GTPase MeaB: protein MTPTAEPEALLAAVRSGDRAALSRAITLMESTRADHRARARELVAGLTPGATSVRLGISGTPGVGKSTFIEALGTHLLEQGHRVGVLAVDPSSTRTGGSVLGDKTRMPRLGTSTDAYVRPSPTSGTLGGVTRATAQTIPVLEAAGYDVVLVETVGVGQSETAVAGMVDTFLLLGLARSGDQLQGIKKGVLEIADVLAVNKADGDYADQAQSAAKELAGAVRLVHPRGSRWVPPVLTTSGLTGDGVAEAWDAVRRHRESFGEDGLARKRAEQQWELAELLVRDELEQRWRRSAAVQAATPDLRQQVLHKNLPAVAAADRLLAAYDSD from the coding sequence ATGACCCCGACCGCCGAACCGGAGGCGCTCTTGGCCGCCGTCCGGTCCGGGGACCGGGCGGCGCTGTCGCGAGCGATCACGCTCATGGAGTCCACGCGGGCTGACCATCGGGCACGTGCCCGCGAGCTGGTCGCGGGTCTGACGCCTGGTGCGACATCGGTGCGTCTCGGGATCTCGGGTACGCCTGGGGTCGGCAAGTCGACCTTCATCGAGGCCCTCGGTACTCACCTTCTCGAGCAGGGCCACCGCGTCGGTGTGCTGGCCGTCGACCCGTCGAGCACCCGCACCGGAGGCTCGGTCCTCGGCGACAAGACGCGGATGCCGCGTCTTGGCACCAGCACCGATGCCTACGTCCGACCGTCTCCGACCTCGGGCACACTCGGCGGAGTCACGCGTGCCACCGCGCAGACGATCCCGGTGCTGGAGGCGGCCGGCTACGACGTCGTCCTGGTGGAGACCGTCGGAGTCGGGCAGTCCGAGACGGCGGTCGCCGGCATGGTCGACACCTTCCTCCTGCTCGGTCTGGCGCGATCAGGCGACCAGCTCCAGGGCATCAAGAAGGGCGTGCTGGAGATCGCGGATGTCCTAGCGGTCAACAAGGCGGACGGCGACTACGCCGATCAGGCGCAGTCCGCCGCCAAAGAGCTTGCGGGCGCGGTCCGCCTCGTCCATCCCCGCGGAAGTCGTTGGGTACCACCGGTGCTCACCACTTCCGGGCTCACCGGAGATGGTGTGGCGGAGGCGTGGGACGCCGTACGCCGACACCGTGAGTCGTTCGGTGAGGACGGGCTGGCACGCAAGCGCGCGGAGCAGCAGTGGGAGCTCGCAGAGCTGTTGGTGCGCGATGAGCTCGAGCAGCGCTGGCGTCGCTCGGCGGCCGTCCAGGCGGCCACACCCGACCTGCGCCAGCAGGTGCTCCACAAGAACCTGCCAGCCGTCGCCGCGGCCGACCGGCTGCTCGCGGCGTACGACTCCGACTGA
- a CDS encoding maleylpyruvate isomerase family mycothiol-dependent enzyme: protein MTSELPFLEHLARESVRFNDAIRLAPRDAEVPTCPGWQTDDLLWHLAEVQWFWGSILSEDLRTVQQIEDLADPERPEDHAGLLRFYDRWSPHLCESAAAADPSEPRWMWVSDPALHTVAYIRRRQAHEALIHRIDAELTAGTDRAPIDADLATDGVDEALRIMHGEHPDWGTFAAGEHTARFHATDTDSTWDVSIGRFTGKPPWGGEPTDDHRFGLVEDGAASPGVTVSGKAADLDLWLWGRPTSEEVDIDGNAAALAAVHAVVERGVS, encoded by the coding sequence ATGACTTCTGAGCTGCCCTTCCTGGAGCACCTGGCGCGCGAGTCCGTCCGGTTCAACGACGCGATCCGCCTGGCGCCGCGTGACGCGGAGGTTCCCACGTGCCCGGGATGGCAGACCGACGACCTTCTCTGGCATCTGGCTGAGGTCCAGTGGTTCTGGGGCTCGATCCTCAGCGAGGACCTGCGGACCGTCCAGCAGATCGAGGACCTCGCCGACCCGGAGCGCCCTGAGGACCACGCCGGGCTGCTGCGCTTCTACGACCGGTGGAGCCCGCACCTGTGCGAGTCGGCCGCCGCAGCCGACCCGAGCGAGCCGCGGTGGATGTGGGTCTCCGATCCCGCGCTCCACACCGTCGCCTACATCCGTCGCCGGCAGGCTCACGAGGCACTCATCCACCGGATCGACGCCGAGCTCACCGCCGGCACCGACCGGGCGCCCATCGACGCGGACCTTGCTACCGACGGTGTCGACGAGGCCCTGCGGATCATGCACGGCGAGCACCCCGACTGGGGGACGTTCGCGGCCGGCGAGCACACCGCGCGCTTCCACGCGACCGACACCGACAGCACGTGGGACGTGTCCATCGGCCGCTTCACGGGCAAACCGCCGTGGGGCGGCGAGCCCACCGACGACCACCGCTTCGGACTCGTCGAGGACGGCGCCGCCTCGCCCGGGGTCACCGTCTCGGGCAAGGCCGCAGACCTCGACCTGTGGTTGTGGGGCCGACCGACATCCGAAGAGGTCGACATCGACGGCAACGCTGCGGCACTGGCCGCGGTCCACGCGGTCGTCGAGCGGGGCGTGAGCTAG
- a CDS encoding alpha-ketoglutarate-dependent dioxygenase AlkB, whose amino-acid sequence MSELHAALQGSLLDQVDDVGLRPLNGAVRRTPLTHGAWVDMRPGWLTGADELFTRLTLGGSAGVEWRGERRWMYDREVDTPRLLRFYGEGEPWPDPVVEQARDQLSDYYRAELREPFRTAGMCLYRDGRDSVAWHGDREGRGNTHDTMVAIISIGSPRTLALRPRGGGESVRLVIGHGDLLVMGGSCQRTWEHAIPKTSKPVGPRISIQLRPRGVR is encoded by the coding sequence ATGAGCGAGCTTCACGCCGCACTCCAGGGATCACTGCTCGACCAGGTCGACGACGTCGGCCTGCGCCCACTCAACGGTGCGGTTCGCCGGACGCCGCTGACACATGGCGCGTGGGTCGACATGCGTCCAGGCTGGTTGACCGGCGCGGACGAGCTCTTCACCCGGCTGACTCTCGGGGGGTCAGCCGGAGTGGAGTGGCGCGGCGAGCGGCGCTGGATGTATGACCGCGAGGTCGACACCCCGCGCCTGCTGCGCTTCTACGGCGAGGGAGAGCCGTGGCCGGACCCCGTCGTGGAGCAGGCGCGCGACCAGCTGTCCGACTACTACCGAGCCGAGCTTCGTGAGCCCTTCCGCACCGCGGGTATGTGTCTCTATCGCGACGGTCGGGACTCGGTCGCCTGGCACGGCGACCGGGAGGGCCGGGGCAACACTCACGACACGATGGTCGCCATCATCTCGATCGGCTCGCCGCGCACGCTGGCCCTGCGACCACGCGGCGGAGGCGAGTCCGTACGCCTCGTGATCGGCCACGGCGATCTGCTCGTCATGGGCGGCTCGTGCCAGCGCACCTGGGAGCACGCGATCCCCAAGACCAGCAAGCCGGTCGGACCGCGGATCAGCATCCAGCTGCGGCCGAGGGGTGTCCGATGA
- a CDS encoding phytoene desaturase family protein, whose protein sequence is MSLQADRSSYDVVVVGGGHNGLTAAAYLAHAGLSVLVLERQDHVGGAAVSAEAFPGTGARLSRYSYLVSLLPQQVIDDLGLSITLRRRRFASYTPRPGTDTGLLVDNQDAAATNASFAAIGAAEDTAGFTEFYGRTAQLAAALWPTVTGPLPRRAQARALLGDDRTWDAYIERPLGEVIESSVRDDLVRGVVLTDGLISTFAEAHQRDLQQNICFLYHVIGGGTGAWDVPVGGMGEVSGALERAAREAGATIQVGATVRSIDGDGQVAYDDAAGSHQVHGNHVLCGAAPGVLADLMGDTADRPAAEGSQVKVNLLLSRLPRLREQGVDPAAAFGGTFHINELYSQLESAYATAKSGRVPDPMPAEIYCHSLTDPTILSPELRASGAHTLTVFSLQTPHRLIDPARHDEQRSKLERSVLDSLSSVLAEPVEDVIMRTSEGHLCIETKTTLDLERDISMPGGNIFHGPLAWPFAEDDEPLETPAQRWGVATSYDRVLLCGAGSHRGGGVSGLGGYHAAQAVLESVRP, encoded by the coding sequence ATGTCCCTCCAGGCTGACCGCTCTTCGTACGACGTCGTGGTCGTGGGCGGGGGGCACAACGGTCTGACTGCGGCCGCCTACCTGGCGCACGCCGGCCTCTCCGTCCTGGTGCTGGAGCGGCAGGACCATGTGGGCGGCGCGGCCGTGTCTGCCGAGGCCTTCCCCGGGACAGGCGCCCGGTTGTCGCGCTACTCCTACCTCGTCAGCCTCCTGCCACAACAGGTGATCGACGACCTTGGTCTGTCAATCACGTTGCGGCGCAGGCGTTTTGCGTCCTACACGCCACGCCCCGGCACGGACACGGGACTGCTCGTCGACAACCAGGACGCGGCAGCGACGAACGCGTCGTTCGCCGCCATCGGCGCCGCCGAGGACACCGCGGGCTTCACCGAGTTCTACGGGCGCACCGCACAGCTCGCCGCCGCCCTGTGGCCGACCGTCACCGGGCCACTCCCCCGCCGCGCCCAGGCGCGAGCGCTGCTCGGGGACGACCGCACCTGGGACGCCTACATCGAGCGGCCGCTCGGCGAGGTCATCGAGTCGAGCGTGCGCGACGACCTCGTCCGCGGCGTCGTCCTCACCGATGGCCTGATCAGCACCTTCGCCGAGGCCCATCAGCGCGATCTTCAGCAGAACATCTGCTTCCTCTACCACGTGATCGGCGGTGGCACCGGGGCCTGGGACGTCCCGGTCGGGGGAATGGGCGAGGTCTCAGGCGCCCTCGAACGCGCCGCTCGCGAGGCGGGGGCGACGATCCAGGTGGGCGCAACCGTACGGTCCATCGACGGTGACGGACAGGTGGCGTACGACGACGCGGCGGGCAGTCATCAGGTCCATGGCAACCATGTGCTGTGTGGTGCCGCGCCCGGGGTGCTCGCGGACCTCATGGGCGACACCGCGGACCGACCAGCGGCCGAGGGTTCCCAGGTGAAGGTCAACCTGCTGCTGAGCCGGCTGCCACGGCTGCGCGAGCAAGGCGTCGACCCGGCGGCCGCGTTCGGAGGGACGTTCCACATCAACGAGCTCTACAGCCAGCTCGAATCTGCTTATGCCACAGCGAAATCCGGGCGCGTTCCTGATCCGATGCCGGCCGAGATCTACTGCCACTCGCTCACGGATCCGACCATCCTCAGCCCCGAGCTGCGCGCCTCGGGAGCCCACACGCTGACGGTCTTCTCGCTGCAGACACCGCATCGGCTGATCGATCCGGCGCGACACGATGAACAGCGGTCCAAGCTCGAACGCTCGGTGCTCGACTCCCTCTCCTCGGTCCTCGCCGAGCCGGTGGAAGACGTGATCATGCGTACGTCTGAAGGTCACCTCTGCATCGAGACCAAGACGACGCTGGATCTCGAGCGCGATATCTCGATGCCCGGCGGCAACATCTTCCACGGGCCACTCGCCTGGCCCTTCGCCGAGGACGACGAGCCGCTCGAGACGCCGGCACAACGCTGGGGCGTGGCAACGTCGTACGACCGTGTCCTGCTCTGCGGCGCGGGCAGCCATCGCGGTGGCGGGGTCAGCGGACTGGGCGGCTACCACGCCGCGCAGGCGGTCCTGGAGTCCGTACGTCCCTGA
- the recO gene encoding DNA repair protein RecO: protein MPLYRDAAIVLRTHKLGEADRIVTMLGRNRGKVRAVAKGVRRTRSRFGARLEPGMVVDLQCYEGRSLDTVTQAESLAPYGEHISRDYSAWTAATAMLETADRLTEEHEPITAQFTLLAGGLSALAGRQHDSSLVLDSYLVRAVSVAGWAPTFSSCAGCGAPGPHRGFNLASGGAVCALCRPPGSAAPRPETFTLLSALLVGDWATADDSDPRAREEASGLVAAYLQWHLERGVRSLRLVDRADSSAPHQHTAQDDLPAAEAAR, encoded by the coding sequence ATGCCCCTCTACCGAGATGCCGCGATCGTGCTGCGGACGCACAAGCTGGGTGAGGCCGACCGCATCGTGACGATGCTCGGCCGCAACCGCGGCAAGGTGCGTGCCGTGGCCAAGGGCGTACGGCGTACGCGCTCTCGCTTCGGCGCGCGTCTCGAGCCGGGCATGGTCGTGGATCTGCAGTGCTACGAGGGCCGTTCGCTCGACACGGTGACCCAGGCGGAGTCGCTGGCGCCCTACGGCGAGCACATCTCTCGCGACTACTCCGCGTGGACGGCGGCGACAGCGATGCTCGAGACCGCCGACCGGCTGACTGAGGAGCATGAGCCGATCACCGCCCAGTTCACCTTGCTGGCGGGTGGGCTCAGCGCGCTCGCCGGCCGCCAGCACGACTCCTCCCTGGTTCTCGACTCCTACCTCGTGCGTGCCGTGTCGGTCGCCGGCTGGGCACCGACGTTCAGCTCGTGCGCCGGTTGCGGCGCACCGGGTCCGCACCGCGGGTTCAACCTCGCCAGCGGAGGAGCGGTGTGCGCCCTGTGCCGCCCGCCGGGGTCGGCTGCGCCGCGACCGGAGACCTTCACGCTGCTGTCCGCTCTGCTCGTGGGCGACTGGGCAACGGCCGACGACAGCGACCCTCGCGCCCGAGAGGAGGCCAGCGGACTGGTGGCCGCCTACCTGCAGTGGCACCTCGAGCGCGGTGTGCGATCGTTGCGCCTCGTGGACCGCGCCGACTCCTCTGCACCGCACCAGCACACCGCGCAGGATGACCTGCCCGCCGCCGAGGCGGCCCGGTGA
- a CDS encoding isoprenyl transferase yields MRGRRTPVVQREVIAPPAHPSGARPPEIPAELVPQHIAMVMDGNGRWANSRGLPRTKGHEAGEAQLIDVIAGAIELGVPNLSAYMFSTENWKRSPDEVRFLMGFNRDVIRRRVDMLDSWGVRCRWSGQRPRLWRSVIKELESAEERTRDNTVMTLQMCVNYGGRAEIADSTRRIAELVQAGKLRADKIDERTVARYMTWPDTPDVDLFVRSSGEQRTSNFMLWQSAYAEMVFLDTLWPDFDRRHLWEAVQIYAERDRRYGGAIDRSGRST; encoded by the coding sequence GTGAGGGGCCGTCGTACGCCGGTGGTCCAGCGCGAGGTCATCGCCCCACCGGCGCACCCGAGTGGGGCGCGGCCACCGGAGATCCCCGCAGAGCTGGTGCCCCAGCACATCGCGATGGTCATGGACGGCAACGGTCGCTGGGCCAACTCGCGCGGGCTGCCCCGCACCAAGGGCCACGAGGCCGGTGAGGCCCAGCTCATCGACGTGATCGCCGGTGCCATCGAGCTCGGTGTGCCCAACCTGTCGGCCTACATGTTCTCCACCGAGAACTGGAAGCGTTCGCCCGACGAGGTGCGCTTCCTGATGGGCTTCAACCGCGACGTGATCCGGCGACGGGTCGACATGCTCGACTCCTGGGGAGTGCGCTGTCGGTGGTCCGGGCAGCGGCCGCGGCTGTGGCGCTCGGTGATCAAGGAGCTCGAGTCGGCCGAGGAGCGCACTCGCGACAACACCGTGATGACTTTGCAGATGTGCGTCAACTACGGCGGCCGGGCGGAGATCGCGGACTCGACGCGAAGGATCGCCGAGCTGGTGCAGGCCGGCAAGCTGCGCGCCGACAAGATCGACGAGCGCACGGTCGCTCGCTACATGACGTGGCCGGACACCCCGGACGTCGACCTGTTCGTCCGGTCCTCGGGCGAGCAGCGGACCAGCAACTTCATGCTCTGGCAGTCGGCCTACGCCGAGATGGTCTTCCTGGACACGCTGTGGCCGGACTTCGACCGACGCCACCTGTGGGAAGCCGTACAGATCTATGCCGAGCGCGACCGTCGCTATGGCGGAGCGATCGATCGATCGGGACGATCAACCTGA
- a CDS encoding Fur family transcriptional regulator, which yields MTAQPAGNEGPTRRPTRQRTAVSGMLSELDDFTSAQDLHARLRSQGDAVGLATVYRTLQTMAADGEVDVLRTDDGEAVYRQCSTGHHHHLVCRDCGATVEVDGPTVERWAERIGVENGYRDVTHTIELFGTCQACQRR from the coding sequence ATGACCGCGCAGCCCGCAGGCAACGAGGGCCCGACCCGACGCCCGACCCGACAGCGCACCGCCGTCTCGGGGATGCTCTCCGAGCTCGATGACTTCACGTCGGCGCAGGACCTGCACGCCCGGCTGCGGTCACAGGGCGATGCGGTCGGGCTCGCCACGGTCTACCGCACGCTGCAGACCATGGCCGCCGACGGCGAGGTCGACGTCCTGCGCACCGATGACGGCGAGGCCGTCTACCGACAGTGCAGCACCGGCCATCACCATCACCTGGTCTGCCGCGACTGCGGTGCGACCGTGGAGGTCGATGGTCCGACCGTGGAGCGGTGGGCCGAGCGCATCGGTGTCGAGAACGGCTACCGCGACGTCACGCACACCATCGAGCTCTTCGGCACCTGCCAAGCCTGCCAGCGCCGCTGA
- a CDS encoding metal ABC transporter permease, protein MPELLSYDFMQRALIAAFLVGLAAPMVGIFLVQRRLSLIGDGLGHVSLAGVAVGVFTGNQPVGTALIFAVAAAVLIELVRARGRTSGDVALAVMFYGGIALGVVLISRAGSGAPANLDSYLFGAITTTSSTDVWVFAALAAVIVTTTWVLRPRLFAVANDEEYARATGMRVTALNITLAVLTAVTVVVSMRVVGLLLISALMIVPNAAAQLLGGSFRSALRLAVLIGVVSSVGGVWTSYYADTPSGGTIVLLTIAIFLVATIGTGVVARARARSHEGKDEHQHEHGTGCGHPTIRHGDHVDYLHDGERHAAHADHWDEHHVVPAGPKEER, encoded by the coding sequence ATGCCTGAGCTGCTCTCGTACGACTTCATGCAGCGCGCGCTGATCGCGGCCTTCCTCGTCGGCCTCGCAGCGCCGATGGTCGGCATCTTTCTCGTCCAGCGCCGGCTGTCGCTCATCGGCGACGGTCTGGGTCACGTCTCCCTCGCCGGCGTCGCGGTCGGCGTCTTCACGGGCAACCAGCCGGTGGGCACGGCGCTGATCTTCGCGGTCGCGGCGGCGGTGCTCATCGAGCTCGTCCGAGCGCGCGGTCGGACCAGCGGTGACGTGGCGCTCGCTGTCATGTTCTACGGCGGTATCGCCCTGGGTGTCGTCCTTATCAGCCGAGCGGGCAGCGGTGCGCCCGCCAACCTGGACTCCTACCTCTTCGGCGCGATCACCACCACGAGCTCGACCGATGTCTGGGTCTTCGCCGCACTGGCAGCCGTCATCGTGACGACCACATGGGTGCTGCGGCCGCGGCTGTTCGCCGTAGCCAACGACGAGGAGTACGCCCGGGCCACCGGTATGCGGGTCACCGCCCTCAACATCACGCTGGCCGTCCTGACGGCCGTCACCGTTGTGGTGTCGATGCGGGTGGTCGGTCTGCTGCTGATCAGCGCGTTGATGATCGTCCCCAACGCGGCCGCGCAGCTGCTTGGCGGGAGCTTCCGGTCGGCACTGCGCCTGGCCGTGCTGATCGGCGTCGTGTCCAGCGTCGGCGGCGTGTGGACCTCGTACTACGCCGACACTCCCTCCGGTGGCACGATCGTGCTGCTGACGATCGCGATCTTCCTGGTCGCCACGATCGGCACCGGCGTGGTCGCCCGAGCCCGCGCTCGCTCTCATGAGGGCAAGGACGAGCACCAGCACGAGCACGGCACCGGCTGCGGTCATCCGACCATCCGGCATGGTGACCATGTCGACTACCTGCACGATGGTGAGCGCCACGCCGCACACGCCGACCACTGGGACGAGCACCACGTCGTCCCCGCCGGACCGAAGGAGGAACGATGA
- a CDS encoding metal ABC transporter ATP-binding protein, which produces MTNPVASTVISLKSASFGYADQAIVRRVDLTIGSGQVVALLGPNGSGKSTLVRGLLGLNEHLGGEVQLFDEPLDRFKDRYRLGYVPQRHTLSASVRATVEEIVATGRLPHQSLLARQSRHDKQLVHESLELVGLLDRAKEDVSTLSGGQQRRVLIARALASEPDVLIMDEPTAGVDETSQIVLADVLRRLTLRGTTMVIVTHELAALRGVVNRIVFLTAGRIRFDGSPAAYAEQRAREELEAVSGGHHHEDHPHVPAVGAVGPLDDRGSRHA; this is translated from the coding sequence GTGACCAATCCCGTTGCCAGCACAGTGATTTCGCTGAAGTCGGCGTCCTTCGGGTACGCCGACCAGGCGATTGTGCGCCGCGTTGACCTGACCATCGGGAGTGGTCAGGTCGTCGCGCTGCTCGGACCCAATGGCTCCGGTAAGTCGACCCTCGTGCGAGGGCTGCTCGGCCTCAACGAGCACCTCGGTGGCGAGGTCCAGCTGTTCGACGAGCCGCTGGACCGGTTCAAGGACCGCTACCGCCTCGGCTACGTGCCGCAACGGCACACCTTGTCGGCCTCGGTCCGCGCGACCGTCGAGGAGATCGTCGCGACCGGCCGGCTCCCCCATCAGTCGCTGCTGGCCCGACAGAGCCGCCACGACAAGCAGCTCGTGCACGAGTCGCTCGAGCTGGTCGGTCTGCTGGACCGCGCCAAGGAGGACGTCTCGACGCTCTCCGGTGGGCAGCAGCGGCGGGTGCTGATCGCGCGAGCGCTGGCGTCCGAGCCGGACGTGCTGATCATGGACGAACCCACCGCCGGCGTCGATGAGACCAGTCAGATCGTCCTCGCCGACGTCCTGCGCCGGCTCACGCTGCGCGGCACCACGATGGTGATCGTCACGCACGAGCTCGCCGCCCTGCGCGGGGTCGTCAACCGCATCGTGTTCCTCACCGCCGGACGGATCCGCTTCGACGGCTCACCTGCGGCGTACGCCGAGCAGCGGGCGCGCGAAGAGCTCGAGGCGGTCTCCGGCGGCCACCACCACGAGGACCATCCGCACGTTCCGGCGGTCGGCGCCGTCGGGCCGCTCGATGACCGGGGGTCTCGACATGCCTGA